From the Desulfobulbaceae bacterium genome, the window CTTTTCGGTGACGGCTTTCGAGTCAGTAATGTCGAAAATGTCATGATTCAGCTTGATAACTTCGTCATTATTATTTTTAAATGCCTGACAAACATCAATGCCAAGTTGGCCGTTGGCGCCAATAACAGCTATTTTCATATTCTATCCTTCAATCAAGTTTAACCACAGACGACTTTGTTTAAACTGCTTACTGCTTTTTTTTGCCACGGAACCACACGGAAAATTTATTGTTTTTAGAGTGTTGGGTTTCGTTCCTCAACCCAACCTACCAACTGACCAATCAACCAATCAACAAAATAACCAATTAACCTTTTTTATTAGCCACGAAACCACACGGAAAACTTATTGTTTTTTAGTGGTGGCATGGAACTATTTTCTCAAACTAATCATCGAATATACCAATCAACCAATTAACCGTTTATTTCATTTTCAGAGTGTAGGTTGGGTTGAGTTCTGCGAAACCCAACAAATATAGGCTTATTCTTGCCCGATATTTCTTTCCGGCACCTATGCTATATGTTGTGTAAAACGGAACTTGGTGGCGTTTACAAGGTTAGGAGATGTTGGGTTTCGTTCCTCAACCCAACCTACCAACTTTTGCGACCAGTCAACCCACCAAGTTAACAAATCAACAAGTTAACCAATCAACCAATTAAACAATCAACCAATTAACCGTTTATTTCATTTTCAGTAACTTTTCCTACGTTCAAGGCTTAAATGCTTTAAGTTGTAGTTCTTTTATTGCTCTGAAATGTTTTACGTTGCCTGAGGCGAGGGGCATATTGTTTTCGACTGCTGTGGCGGCTATGATGGCATCACCAGATCTAAGGCTTGATGACAAGGTATACTCCTCAACGTAGATTGAAGCACGATGGCCAATATTTTCAGTTAGAGGTAGCACAATAAAGCCAAAATCAGTTAGGAAATTTTTTGTGTATTTATGCTGTGTTTTATTTTTTTGGCATTCTGTAACAACTCCATGTAAGTCTGGACTGACAGGTATTTTTCTTCTTCTTTTTCAAATAGTTTGGCTGCCTTTTCGTTACCTCGCTGGGCCCAGATAAAAATATCTGTGTCAAATATCATCGTATCGAGGCCTTCTCAGTTCTCTCATTATATCTGCCACAGATTGCGTCGTATCTTGTGATAACATTCCGAAAAATGGATGTTTTTCAATCTTAAGATGTTTCTTCTCTTCAGTTGGGACCAAAATCCCTTTGACTTTCCCACGATAGAAGATGGTCACTTTCTCATTCCTGTCCAAAGCTTTGAGCACATCATTCATTTTATATCTTAGATCAACCACCGTAGCTTTCATTGTAACCTCCTCTTTAAGATGTATACTCGGAGTATGCATTAACATCTCAAAAGACTCAAGGGACGATATCATATCACACATATCGTCCATGCTAACTTGCTAGCCGTGTAAGTAGAGAAACACTCGAACCTCTTCTGTCGACTCAGTGGATAAAATTTAAAGGCAAGCTTTCTGTTATTTAACCAATCTCCACTCAACTAATCGACAAATTATTAAGTGCGCTACTCATGGTTCATGGCTTTGAATGTGCGAATGTTATAGTACACCTGGTTGTCAAAATCTTTGAATTTTTCTAGGTTATCTGCAAGGCTTTTCACAGTATCTAAAATTGAATAACGGGGCTTAAAGCTAATTACTTCGTTTGCTTTTTTAATACTGACTTTGTAGTTCCTGAAATCCTGAACGTGATTAATAGTTACTTTCGTTGATACGTTGAGGAATTGTTTTAAGCCTTCCTGTACTGAGTCTCCAATCTCACCAACGGTGTAGTTTCCTGATGCAACATTGAAGATTCCTGAGATATCTTCATGGGCCTCTATGGCGCGGACATAAGCGGTAACTGCATCACGAATGTCAAGAATTGGTCGCCAGATAGCGGGGTTGTTTACCGTGAGTGTACCCTCTGTCATAGCAAATTTGAACATGGTGTTAATAACTAGATCCAGGCGCATCCTAGGGCTGTACCCACAGACTGTCCCCTGGCGCAGTGCAATCACTGAGAATTTATCATCACTTTGTTTGAGGGCGCCGAACTCGCCCTGAAGTTTAGAAATACCATAAGGGTAATTGGAAATGGTCGGTCTGGTTTCATCAAACAGTTCATCGACAGTGTAGCCATAGACCGAACAGGAACTGCCATATATATAACGTTTTACCCCGGCCCTTTTGGCGATATATGCCAAGTATGAAGGTGAGGAAGCATTATCGATAAAGTTTTGGGCCGGAGAGAATTCAGCCATTGGATCATTTGATAGACCTGCTAGAAAGATGACCTGATCATACCCTTTCAGGTCGTCTTCTGTTACATCAAAAATGTTCTTTTGAATGATGTTGGCTTGTTTGGGCAGATGGTTACCAAACCAGAGTAGGTCAAGAATGTCGACATCGTAGCCGCGATCTAAAAGTTTCGGGGTGAGCATCGAGCCAATATAGCCGGCGCCGCCAGCGATAAGTATTTTCATGACAGGTTCCTTTTTCGTTGTTTTCTTCTAAACAAAGTTAATTGTGAATTAGTAACTGTATTGCACCCTACTACTTAACTGCTTGTATTTGCCACAGACCCACACAGACTCACACGGACAAAAAAGGAGTTTAAGGAGGTCGGCATAAATGTATTATTTATTTGTCGTATTTAAAGTTATTTGAATCTTCTGTCTTGAGCCATTCAGCCAAGGTTTGGGCCTTGGTGTCTTTGCCTGAGAGAATTGGCGTTGTCACTGGCCATTCAATGCCAATTTCAGGATCATTCCATAATATGCCGGATTCGCATTTGCCGTTGTAGGTTCCGGTTGTCATGTACTGAATTTCTGCAAACTCCGAAAGGACGCAAAAACCTCTGGCAAATGAGGCCGGGGCCCAAAACTGCAGGCGGTTTTCAGCAGAGGCTTCAACTCCAACCCATTGGCCAAGAGTTGGGGAGCCTTTTCGAATATCTACAGCAACGAGAAAAGCTGTTCCTCTGGTTACTCGCATCAATTTGCCCATAGGAGGTTCCCATTGGAAGTGCAAGCCTCGAACTACATTCCTTTCAGAGCCTGAGTGGTTAAGTTGAACGAACTTTTCGGGTAAGCCAAGCTCTTTAAATTGATCTGCCCGAAAGACCTCCATGAAAAAGCCTCGGTCATCTTGAAACACCTCAGGTTCAATAATTTTTACGGCGTCAATCTTAGTTGGTTTTATTGATAATTGCATTATCGACCTCTGTTTTAGTCACAAATCATAGGGGTAAAGTTAGTAATACTGCTTGTCTCCATATGAATCAGGTTTATAGCCTAATTCAGCTAATTTTGCAGTAAGTAGCGATTCATTTAGTATTGCTGCTGATTTAGTCTTGAAGATATCCCAGGTGTTTTGGCTGATTTCAAATTTACTGTGCCATCTTTCCGTTAACCACTCAATCAGCCATCGTTTATATGCGCTATTAATCTGCGCATTTTTTTGATAAAGGCAAGAGTCGTTATAGATTGTTATTGCAAGTTGATTCTCGTATTTATTTTTAAAAATTTCAAGGGGAATGAAGCCCTCCAGTAAAAGACTGTTTTCAGGTGCGGTTGTTTCAGGTGTTTCAAGGACCGCAGCTTGACCAACCCAATTCTCCCCCTCAAATTCATTTATACCTCTTATGATTTTGGCATCTGGAAATGGTTGGTTATTGAGGTTTAAGGATTTGCAAATAAAACTATATGGTACCCCGCTCGAGGAAAGAAAAAACTTGTCTGGCTTTATTCGTAGGTCTACAGGGCCAGGCGGTAGTGGTATGTTGATTTTGAAAGGGCCTGGGGATGTAATTTCCAGAGAGGCAAGTACATGTTCCTGGGCATAACTATCTTTTAATATTGATGAAATATTTTCACCAAGCAATACGAAGTTAGTTAAACTGTCCAGGGCATGTTTGGGGACAAAAAAACAGTTGGTGCAAATCCAGGATGAAACATCATAACCAAAAAGCCGGAACTGCTTCTGGGCACAATCGATGCGGCCGATAACTTTTTTGTCGTCTACGGAGTGCTGGAGGATTTCTGCGCTTGAGTAATCCTGTAAAAAAGATGGGCCTGGCTTCAGGAACATCTCATTGGTTATTAAGACAACGTCACAGGGGATTTTGAGTTTGTTTAGTGCCTCAAGACCTTTTTGCCAGCCGGAAAATTCCCTGAAGGTATTGTCGCCCCCGACCGTGTAAGTATTTGCGTTAACTTGCTTAATCCCGCCGCCTTCATGTTTATTGTCAACTCTGAAATAGGTGATTTTGCAGTTTTTAATAGTGCCCAGGTAGGA encodes:
- a CDS encoding type II toxin-antitoxin system Phd/YefM family antitoxin is translated as MKATVVDLRYKMNDVLKALDRNEKVTIFYRGKVKGILVPTEEKKHLKIEKHPFFGMLSQDTTQSVADIMRELRRPRYDDI
- a CDS encoding SDR family oxidoreductase: MKILIAGGAGYIGSMLTPKLLDRGYDVDILDLLWFGNHLPKQANIIQKNIFDVTEDDLKGYDQVIFLAGLSNDPMAEFSPAQNFIDNASSPSYLAYIAKRAGVKRYIYGSSCSVYGYTVDELFDETRPTISNYPYGISKLQGEFGALKQSDDKFSVIALRQGTVCGYSPRMRLDLVINTMFKFAMTEGTLTVNNPAIWRPILDIRDAVTAYVRAIEAHEDISGIFNVASGNYTVGEIGDSVQEGLKQFLNVSTKVTINHVQDFRNYKVSIKKANEVISFKPRYSILDTVKSLADNLEKFKDFDNQVYYNIRTFKAMNHE
- the rfbC gene encoding dTDP-4-dehydrorhamnose 3,5-epimerase — its product is MQLSIKPTKIDAVKIIEPEVFQDDRGFFMEVFRADQFKELGLPEKFVQLNHSGSERNVVRGLHFQWEPPMGKLMRVTRGTAFLVAVDIRKGSPTLGQWVGVEASAENRLQFWAPASFARGFCVLSEFAEIQYMTTGTYNGKCESGILWNDPEIGIEWPVTTPILSGKDTKAQTLAEWLKTEDSNNFKYDK